The nucleotide sequence ACCTCCGATGGCCTCCAAGCCCGCATCGGCTCCCTGACGGCCAACCAGGAACGGTTCATGCCCTGGCGCACCACGGACGGGAAAGAGGTCGCCAAGAAAGGACTGCCCGAACTCCACGTGCTTATCGAGGGGGTCTTTGAGAAGCGCCGGTTCCTGGACCTGATCCGCGACTTCACCGTCTTCGGTGAAACCGGCTCCGGCATTGCCAAGATCATCGCCGGCTACCACCAGTACCATGCCGTGCGCCATGCCGTGGCCCATACCGTCAAGGCGGCCGCGCCCAAGGGTGACCGTCGGGCAGGAGTCATCTGGCATACCCAGGGCTCGGGAAAAAGCCTGCTCATGGCTTTTTACGCCGGCCAGTTGGTGCGATGTCCTGAACTCGAAAACCCGACCATCGTGGTCATCACCGACCGCAACGATCTCGACGACCAGTTGTTCAACACCTTCTCCATGTGCCGTGACCTCATCCGGCAGACGCCCATCCAGGCAACGAACCGCGAGGATTTGCGCAAGGCCCTCAACCGTGCGTCCGGTGGCGTCATCTTCACGACCATCCAAAAATTCACACCCGAGAAGGGCGACTCGGAATACCCCTTGCTCACCGACCGGCGCAACGTGGTGGTCATCGCTGACGAAGCCCACCGGAGCCAGTACGGGTTCAAAGCCAAGGTGGCCCAAAAGACCGGGGAGATCGCCTACGGATTCGCCAAATACCTGCGGGATGGCCTGCCCAATGCCTCCTTCATCGGCTTCACCGGGACGCCCATTGAAAAAGACGACGTGAACACCCCGGCGGTCTTCGGTCACTACATTGACATTTACGACATCAGCCGCGCCGTCGAGGACGGAGCCACGGTGCCGCTCTATTATGAAAGCCGTCTTGCCCGGATCGAACTCTCCGCCGAGGAAAAGCCCAAGATCGACGAAGAAATCGAAGAGTTGACCGAGGACGACGCCGTCAGCGAGCAAGAGGCATTGAAGCGGAAGTGGGCCACGGTCGAAGCCCTGGTGGGCGCTGAAAAACGGCTCAAGCTCATCGCCCAGGACCTTGTTCGGCATTTCGAGGATCGGGTGGCGGCCATGGACGGCAAGGCCATGGTGGTCTGTATGAGCCGCCGCATCTGTGTCGCCCTTTACAACGAAATAGTGGCCCTACGGCCGGCGTGGCACAGCGATGATGACAATGAGGGCGTGGTCAAAGTCGTCATGACCGGTTCCGCGTCCGACCCGGCGGACTGGCAACCCCATGTCGGCAACAAAGCCCGACGAGAATTGCTGGCCAAACGGGCCAAGGCTCCGAAGGACACGCTGAAGTTGGTGCTCGTCCGCGACATGTGGCTGACAGGCTTTGACGCCCCATCCATGCACACCATGTACGTCGACAAGCCCATGAAGGGCCACGGCCTCATGCAGGCCATTGCCCGGGTCAACCGGGTTTTTCGTGACAAGCCGGCCGGGCTCGTCGTTGATTACATTGGCATCGGGCAGAGCCTCAAAAACGCCCTGGGGCAGTACTCAGCTTCCGACAGGAGCCAGGCAGGCATTGACGAAGGAAAGGCCGTCGCCGTCATGATGGAGAAATTTGAAATCGTGACCGCGATGTTCCATGGGTTCGATTACCAGCGAGCCATGACCGGGACCGCCCATGACCGGCTCATGGTCATGGCCGAGGCCCTGGATTGGATTCTGGAACAGCAGCATAAGGCCGCCGAGAAGGAAACCGACGACGGCAAGAAGAAAGAAGCCCATCGTCGTTTTCAGGATGCCGTGCTGGCTCTGTCCAAGGCGTTCGCCCTGGCCGCAGCCAGTGATGAGGCGCGGTCCATACGAGACGAGGTCGCCTTCTTCCAAACCATCCGCGCCGCGTTGACCAAGACCGGCATCGGAGGAGGAAAAACCACGGCTGAGCGTGAGTTTGCGGTCCAGCAACTCATCAACCGGGCCGTGGCTTCGACCGAGATCGTGGACATCCTCGCCGCCGCCGGCTTGAATACACCGGATATTTCCATCCTGTCGGATGAGTTCCTGGTCGAAGTGCAGCAGATGGAGAAGAAGAACCTCGCCCTGGAGGCGCTGAAAAAGCTCCTGAATGGCGAAATTCACTCCCGCACCCGGACCAACGTGGTCGAAACCAAGAAATTCTCCGAGCGCCTGGAGAAAGCCATTGCCCGGTACCACACCAACGCCGTCAGCACCGTCGAGGTCATCCAGGAGTTGATCAACCTCGCCAAGGACATTCGGGAGGCTCGGCTTCGCGGTGAGGCACTTGGGCTGTCCCAGGACGAGATCGCTTTCTATGATGCCCTGGCCGAGAACCAAAGCGCTGTAGATGTCATGGGGGACGCATCCTTGCGGGTCATCGCCCATGAGCTATTGACCAGCCTCAAGGGTAGCATCACCGTCGATTGGGCACACCGGGAAAGCGCCCGTGCCAGGATGCGAGTGCTGGTGAAGCGGATTCTTAAGCGGCATGGCTACCCGCCCGACCTCCAGGACGCAGCCATCCAGGTGGTCCTACAGCAAGCGGAGGCGTTGTCGGCGCAGTGGGCCGCCTGATTCCAGCAGCAGCAAAATAATCTTTCCCCCTTTTACCCGTGACCAACTCCTTGGCCCAGGATACCCTTCTGGCAAATTCCTCAATGCCACCAGGAGGGTCACCCAATGAACCTTGGAGACGACCAATTACTTGACCTGAAGGATGAGCTTGCAGCCGCCTTTCGTCCCATGGAGAACTTGTTCAAGGTCATGGGCAGCGCGTCCGTAGGCGAGGGCGGTGAGACGGCTCGGCTCTGCTCGGAAATCGGCTTGGAACTGGCCCGGAGCTTTCGAATCAAGCTCGACGCCGCCCTGGAAAGATTGACGGCCGAGACACGCCGGTCCTGACGTTGCTCGAGATCGCCCCGGCATAGTAACCCCGCCGCTTTCGCTGACAGACTAATTCGACTGTAAAGCACTAATTTCATACGAAATAACGCTGTATCACGTGCGTGGCAATCTGAACCACCCTGCCAACACCGAAGACCAGCCCTCCTGATTATTGCCTCCACCGCAACCGTGACGAGCATATTGGGTGCCCCAGTACCGGGCCAGCCAGCAGTGGCCTGTTCAACGCCGTGCCTTGGTCCGCAGACTGGCCCTCCAGAACATTACAAAAAATTAATCTAAGACCAGAGGGCACTGTCCCGGCCTAGTAAAAAGATGATGACAGTATCACACTGATCGATAAAAGTAATGAGCTCGTCTACAACTCTAGTTGTCTGCCTTGAGCAAGGCGAGGAATTGCCTATTTTTGGCGTGATGCTTAGAAGTATTTCGCAGGACGGAGACGGCCGCTCCAACACGCGATTGGCAGAAGCAACGAATGCACACCTCAACAAAGGAATAATTATGTCGACAACCCCTGAAGATTTTTCTCATTTGACCTTTGAGCTTAAGATGGCATTAGCCGAAGCGGTTCACAACTACGTCGCGAAAAGCAAACTCCCGTTAGATTCAGTAGTCAGCCTCAATATGGCAGCAAAAGTTGAAGCAGACCATTATGACACGGGTGATTTCGACGCTTTTTGCGACTTTTTTGCAGCGCTTAACGTCAATATCGCTCTGTAAAATCGGTGAATACATGCCATGTGGAGTGTTTGTTTGCCAGATGACACTCCAGTGACTGGCTATGTGATGACAATGATTGGCAATTAGATTCGAGAAAGAAGAAATGAAGACTATCATGGAACTTGCCGCCGAGACGCAGGCGGCCATTGAGGCGATGAAGAACAAATGTAAACCGACCTGCTCTCCTCAGGACCGTGATTCCTGCCGCTGTTGCTGGAATCTTGAAATCGAACTTGAGCGCCTCATGCGCCTTTACCACGGAGTCAAGGACGCAACTGGGCGTTAACCTGTGCCCCGGGCACCTCCTACGCCAGGGGGGTGCCCCTTTTCTTTTTGCACAATACGCACGGCGACAAGGCTTTCAACCAAGGACAGAACATGCGAGCCGAGGCCTCATGCCAGATAAAGGGCAAGCCCAACGACCAGCGAAAACGCCGCTCCACCTAGCCTTATGCGACAGGGGGACTTCGACGCCGCCGGCTCCGCCCAGTATCCAGGCGCGTATAATGGACGCTCACAGCCACAGACAGGAGACGCCCCGCAAAGCCTGGCAGGCCCAAAAAAAGCACTTGACCCAATGGCTTGACTTCTGTTTGTGCAATGCTCATTATTTCACTTGAAACGACTTTTGCAAGGAGGTGGGCCTCGTAAAAAACGGACGAGAATTGTATTTGTAGCTGACAAGAATTGATTTTTCTCTCCTCCCACCTGCATTAGCCCCTGAATCCTCGCCAATCGTCCCGCACAAGCAGGCCAAAACACGTTGGCTGAGGATTTTTGTTGTCTTCAACGCGACGTCCGACGTTTTTCAAATAGGCGGACGGTGCAGGATTCTTGTGGTGGTTCACGAGCCCATGTGTGCTACCTGGAGAAAAATCATGAACGGGCAAATCGATTATTACGGGCTGTTTAAGTCCATCTTCCGTGGCCGGGACGACGTTGTCCCCAAGCACTTCACAACTGCCGGCACGAACGGCAAAACCGGGCGCTCAGGCTACGCGCCAATTTGCAACAACTTCTGGAAAACAGGCATTTGCCCCAAGGCTTCAGGTGATAAGACCGCCTGCGACAAGTGTTCCTCCCGCGACTACGTCCCCTTGTCCGACGCGCTGCTCCAGGGGCATTTCGAGGGCAAGCACATCCTCGGTGTTTATCCCTTGCTCCCGGACGGGACATGCTGGTTCGTCGCCGCCGACTTCGATGACCACAGTGGCGACCGCAATCCCCTCGCTGATGTCCTGGCCTATGCCGAAGCCCTGACCACGGCAGGGCTCACCCCCTACGTCCTGCGCTCGAAGTCCGGCAAGGGCTTCCACGTCTACTTATTCTTCGCAGCCCCTGTGCCTGCCTGGAAAGCTCGCCGTGTCGCCTTCTCTTTGCTTCAGGAGGCGGGGCTTGTCGGTGAAGACGTGTCGGTTAATAGCTTCGACCGTCTGTTCCCGAACCAGGATGAACTCAGCCCTACGAAGCCGCTGGGGAACCTGATCGGACTGCCCTATCAAGGTGAAGCATCCAAATTCGGCCACACCCTGCTCCTGGACCCTGCATCTGACTACACGACGGCTTTCACCGAACAACTGGCCGTGCTCACTTCGCTCATCCGCGCTAGCGAAGCCGACCTCGACACCATCATCGCGGCCCGGGGCTTGGCCAAGGATGCTCCCAAGGTGGCGACTCCCTCAGCCCTCGGTGGTGCTGTCCCTGCGACGACAAAACCGATCCAGGTACCGGCCTTGATTCCTGAGACAAAACGCAACGACACCCTGTTCCGGGTGGCGGCTTCCTTACATGCAAAAGGTTTGTCGGATCAGGCCATCCGCGAAGCCCTGCTGGCTGAAAATGCCGCCAAGTGTGTGCCGCCCCTGGACACGCAAGAGGTCGAAGACATCGTCCAGAACGTGACCGCCCGCTATGCCAAAGGAGTCTCGGCGGCTGTCGCAGTGCCTGGAGCGCTGGCTTCTTTGGATGCGACAATGACCGCTGCGTCGGGTAATGCCGCCCCTACCCAACTGCCCACTATTCACTCCATGCTCCCCGATGCGCCGGTATCCGCCAATGCCGTTGTGCCCGGGAAAATGAACCTCAGCCTTCATGACGGGATTGCGGCGTGGGTCGATAACGGAAAAGGCCAAGCCGGGTTTAAGCACGTCTTTCCCGTTGCCATCGTCCTCGTCGAACGTTTGAAATGCGTCCACACCGGCAAGGAGCAGGTTAAGCTGGCGTGGCACATGGACGATGCTTGGCATTTTCAGATTGTCGACCGCAAAGTCATCGCCGACACGCGTGATATCGTTTCATTGGCAAGCTACGGACTCCCTATTACTAGCGAGCACAAGGAGTTCCTCGTCAAGTATCTCTCGGCATACGACTTTGTAAACCGCCGATGCATCCCGTTAATTCAAGTTAGCAGTCGTTTTGGCTGGCAAGACGGCAACGAATCCTTTCTCTGGGGCCGCAACCTCATCACACAAGATGGAATGTTGTCCGCCGCCGCGATCAATACCAAAAACGGCCCATCAGCCATCGGAGCCGCCACTATCGTCTTCCGTGGCAGTGACGACGGGGATGAACAGGTGGCGGACGGTTTTGTCTGCTCAGGTTCGTTAACGGGTTGGCTCGCCACAGCCAATCGCGCCATCGTCCATCCTATCCCCTTCGTCGTCATGCTGGCTTCATTCGCGCCGCCGCTGCTGACCTTGATCGGTGCGAGCAACTTCGTCGTCGAAACAGCGGGCATCACCTCCACGGGCAAGACCTCGACCCAACGTTTGGCCGCTTCGGTCTGGGGCTGTCCCGACGAACGTGCTGAAGCGTCCGTATTGCACACCTGGGATACCACACGCATCTGGGTCGAGCGCACCGGTGGCCTGCTCAATGGTCTCCCCTTGATCCTCGACGACACCAAGCGTGTCTTCTCGAGCCTGCCGCAGAAAGAAGCACGTGCTCTGGTGAATGCCGTGGTCTACGCCTACGCATCAGGGAAAGGCCGTGGCCGTGGAAGTGTCCAGGGAACACAACGCACCGGATCATTCCGCTCTGTCTTGATCTCGTCGGGTGAGGAGCCCTGCACCGGGGCCAGCACACAACATGGCGGCGCTCGTGCTCGCGTCCTTTCGCTCTGGGGAGCACCGTTTGGCTCAGCTCCGCAACCGGATTTGGTCAAGGATGTGAACGTGACCGTGATGGCAAACTACGGCTTCGCCGGGCCTTATCTGGTCCGCCATCTGCTGATGCACCGCGCCTACTGGGCTGTGTGGAAGGAGGAGTTCCAGCAGCTTCAAGGGTTCTATGCGACCCTGGCCGAGGGCAATAACGTGGCCGGCCGTTTGGCTGAAATCTTCGCCGTCCTTGAGTTCACCGCCCTTCGTCTGCTGGAGGCACTTCCGGGGCTGGTCCTTCCACGACCGACCCGGGAGGTCTTGCGGGGTATTTGGGATGCGACAGTTGCCGACGCCGCCCAAGATGCCGACCGTGCCCTGGCCGCCCTGCGTGATGTAGCGGAATGGGCCATTGCCAACCAGCAGAAGTTCTACGGCCGCCATAAGTCCGATAGTACTGGACACCCGATTGAGCCCCATGGCGGCTTTGTTGGGCGCTTTGACGCCGGTGATTCCTTTACTTATATATCCTTCCTGCGCAAGCCGTTATGTGACCTCCTTGAGAAGTTTGGGCACGATGTCTCGGCCACTGTCCGTGTCTGGTCCGAGCGCGGTTGGCTCCTGGCCGATTCAAAAGGTCGAAACCAGCGCCAAGTTCGCATAAACGGGACAAAGCCCGCTGCCTACTGCATCAAACGCGCCGCCCTTGAAACCGAAGTGGGCATGGACTTCCGTCCCGATCAAGAACCGCCAAATCCGTTCGGCTCCTAGTCCAGGTTTGCTATTCTAAGTGGGTTGTCCTGAGGGTTTTGGGGCTCTCAGGACAGCCTCAGTACAAAAAAATCTAATAATTTTATACAGTTAAATGATTTTGTACTGAGAAAATCGTGTACTGAGCACCCAGCATACCCTCCCCTGGAAGGGTGGCACCGCGCCCGGCCCCACCGAATAAAAACAGTTTTTGGGGGAGACCCCCGGGGGCCTCAGTCTCAGTACCTTTTGAGATAAAATATTGAAATTATTTAAAAAAAGTGTACTGAGCGCGTCCTGAGGGGTCAGTACACCACAGGGAGGGCCACTTCCGATGTATAAAAAATTATTTAAATCATATCTCTACTTACATGGCAGTCGAAAAACGACCTGTTCGGTGCGATATCTATTCAAAGTTTCCGATAGATATTCATGAACGACAATATTTTACTATATTATCAAAAAATTCGTGACAAGTTATTTTGTAACATTTGGCAAAACCAGTCCATAAGTTGGTCGTGTGTGCCTTGAAGTCTCGACAGTCCAGTTCCGATGTTAGTTCGGATGGCTTTGCTGCCCAAGCAAAACCAAGGCTAAAAAACCTCACCTTCTCCGTGGATATCACGCTGCGTCGTCCTCATCGAACG is from Solidesulfovibrio magneticus RS-1 and encodes:
- a CDS encoding type I restriction endonuclease subunit R is translated as MAFISEADVEGVLLETLGSLGYAATSDLQIGPDGHAPEREAYSDVFLQKRLEAAVEALNPHIPAEARHDAIRALIATEFPNLTEENRRLHRMMVEGVDVEFPRDDGSIAGDKVRLIDFDTPDNNDWLAVNQFTVIEGKINRRPDVVVFVNGLPLGVIELKNPGTENADLEAAFNQLQTYKTQVTSLFRTNAVLVTSDGLQARIGSLTANQERFMPWRTTDGKEVAKKGLPELHVLIEGVFEKRRFLDLIRDFTVFGETGSGIAKIIAGYHQYHAVRHAVAHTVKAAAPKGDRRAGVIWHTQGSGKSLLMAFYAGQLVRCPELENPTIVVITDRNDLDDQLFNTFSMCRDLIRQTPIQATNREDLRKALNRASGGVIFTTIQKFTPEKGDSEYPLLTDRRNVVVIADEAHRSQYGFKAKVAQKTGEIAYGFAKYLRDGLPNASFIGFTGTPIEKDDVNTPAVFGHYIDIYDISRAVEDGATVPLYYESRLARIELSAEEKPKIDEEIEELTEDDAVSEQEALKRKWATVEALVGAEKRLKLIAQDLVRHFEDRVAAMDGKAMVVCMSRRICVALYNEIVALRPAWHSDDDNEGVVKVVMTGSASDPADWQPHVGNKARRELLAKRAKAPKDTLKLVLVRDMWLTGFDAPSMHTMYVDKPMKGHGLMQAIARVNRVFRDKPAGLVVDYIGIGQSLKNALGQYSASDRSQAGIDEGKAVAVMMEKFEIVTAMFHGFDYQRAMTGTAHDRLMVMAEALDWILEQQHKAAEKETDDGKKKEAHRRFQDAVLALSKAFALAAASDEARSIRDEVAFFQTIRAALTKTGIGGGKTTAEREFAVQQLINRAVASTEIVDILAAAGLNTPDISILSDEFLVEVQQMEKKNLALEALKKLLNGEIHSRTRTNVVETKKFSERLEKAIARYHTNAVSTVEVIQELINLAKDIREARLRGEALGLSQDEIAFYDALAENQSAVDVMGDASLRVIAHELLTSLKGSITVDWAHRESARARMRVLVKRILKRHGYPPDLQDAAIQVVLQQAEALSAQWAA
- a CDS encoding TOTE conflict system archaeo-eukaryotic primase domain-containing protein encodes the protein MNGQIDYYGLFKSIFRGRDDVVPKHFTTAGTNGKTGRSGYAPICNNFWKTGICPKASGDKTACDKCSSRDYVPLSDALLQGHFEGKHILGVYPLLPDGTCWFVAADFDDHSGDRNPLADVLAYAEALTTAGLTPYVLRSKSGKGFHVYLFFAAPVPAWKARRVAFSLLQEAGLVGEDVSVNSFDRLFPNQDELSPTKPLGNLIGLPYQGEASKFGHTLLLDPASDYTTAFTEQLAVLTSLIRASEADLDTIIAARGLAKDAPKVATPSALGGAVPATTKPIQVPALIPETKRNDTLFRVAASLHAKGLSDQAIREALLAENAAKCVPPLDTQEVEDIVQNVTARYAKGVSAAVAVPGALASLDATMTAASGNAAPTQLPTIHSMLPDAPVSANAVVPGKMNLSLHDGIAAWVDNGKGQAGFKHVFPVAIVLVERLKCVHTGKEQVKLAWHMDDAWHFQIVDRKVIADTRDIVSLASYGLPITSEHKEFLVKYLSAYDFVNRRCIPLIQVSSRFGWQDGNESFLWGRNLITQDGMLSAAAINTKNGPSAIGAATIVFRGSDDGDEQVADGFVCSGSLTGWLATANRAIVHPIPFVVMLASFAPPLLTLIGASNFVVETAGITSTGKTSTQRLAASVWGCPDERAEASVLHTWDTTRIWVERTGGLLNGLPLILDDTKRVFSSLPQKEARALVNAVVYAYASGKGRGRGSVQGTQRTGSFRSVLISSGEEPCTGASTQHGGARARVLSLWGAPFGSAPQPDLVKDVNVTVMANYGFAGPYLVRHLLMHRAYWAVWKEEFQQLQGFYATLAEGNNVAGRLAEIFAVLEFTALRLLEALPGLVLPRPTREVLRGIWDATVADAAQDADRALAALRDVAEWAIANQQKFYGRHKSDSTGHPIEPHGGFVGRFDAGDSFTYISFLRKPLCDLLEKFGHDVSATVRVWSERGWLLADSKGRNQRQVRINGTKPAAYCIKRAALETEVGMDFRPDQEPPNPFGS